A genome region from Deinococcus sp. KNUC1210 includes the following:
- a CDS encoding alpha/beta fold hydrolase: MAATHARRHPQSTESYKRQFRAVRAHDTSAELPGLHLPALVIHGETDELIRLPDGVRLAGGISGAQFRVYPHTGHMPHIERREEFLTDLRGFLEEHTR; this comes from the coding sequence GTGGCCGCGACCCATGCCCGCAGGCACCCGCAGAGCACCGAGAGCTATAAACGCCAGTTCCGGGCGGTGCGGGCGCACGACACCAGCGCCGAGCTGCCCGGCCTTCACCTTCCGGCGCTCGTGATTCACGGCGAAACCGACGAACTCATTCGGTTGCCCGACGGCGTGCGGCTGGCTGGCGGCATTTCCGGCGCACAGTTCCGGGTGTACCCGCACACTGGACACATGCCACACATCGAGCGCCGCGAAGAATTTCTGACCGATCTGCGCGGCTTTCTGGAGGAACATACCCGATGA
- a CDS encoding PaaI family thioesterase yields MSGLDSPGARLLIERGLEGSAYTRWIGTRLRSFAAGAVEIELDLRPDLTQHHGQAHGAVIGYLADTVSAWAAASMVGDVVTSEYKLNFLAPARGELLWARGEVLRAGKRQVVVRSDVYAQAGGQETHVATALATITPIGERA; encoded by the coding sequence ATGAGTGGGCTGGACAGTCCCGGAGCACGGCTGCTGATCGAGCGGGGACTGGAAGGCAGCGCCTACACCAGATGGATCGGCACGCGACTCCGGTCCTTCGCGGCTGGAGCGGTGGAAATCGAACTCGACCTGCGCCCCGATCTGACGCAGCATCACGGGCAGGCACACGGCGCGGTCATCGGCTATCTGGCCGACACCGTGAGCGCCTGGGCCGCTGCCAGCATGGTGGGCGACGTCGTCACGAGCGAATACAAACTGAATTTTCTTGCGCCTGCACGCGGCGAACTGCTGTGGGCGCGGGGCGAGGTGCTGCGGGCGGGCAAGAGGCAGGTAGTGGTGCGCTCGGACGTGTATGCACAGGCCGGTGGGCAGGAAACGCACGTGGCAACGGCGCTGGCAACCATCACACCCATAGGAGAACGCGCATGA
- a CDS encoding acyl-CoA dehydrogenase C-terminal domain-containing protein gives MPTYKAPLRDMRFLLKDVFKAEAALSEVPYYAQNETHTADLADQILDEAARFASNVIQPLNMSGDAEGCTVTDGVVKTPAGFKEAYKQYAAAGWTALDGAPEYGGQGVPHVIGNAVSEMMIAANIAWSMYPGLSHGAYTALKAYGDDATKNIYLPKLLAGEWTGTMCLTEPHCGTDLGLLRTKAVDNGDGSFSITGTKIFISAGEHDFTDNIVHLVLARIEGASAGTKGISLFLVPKFNVNADGSLGERNGVVCASLEHKMGIKANATAVLNFDGAKGFLVGQPQKGMQAMFVMMNGARLGTGMQGLGLGEAAYQNALAYAKDRIQMRHEPRMDPAQPADPIIVHPDVRRMLLTAKAYNEAARALTLWLSLSIDIEQHHPDAAKREEAADLVALMTPIAKAFMTDNGFTSTVLSQQVFGGHGYIKEWGMEQFVRDARIGQIYEGTNGIQALDLIGRKILGDGGKKLQKLSGMLQAFIEENEGNEDLAPMLDVLGKGAQQLGSLTMVVGQKAMQDADEANAAAVDYLRYMGHVTYAYLFALMSKAALEQIAAGNDKDGFYKSKLQTAKFYYAKLFPETKALAATIKAGNETLAVDDVVFGIEREVVSA, from the coding sequence ATGCCCACCTACAAGGCTCCGCTGCGCGACATGCGCTTTCTGCTCAAAGACGTCTTCAAGGCCGAGGCCGCGCTCTCGGAAGTGCCGTACTACGCGCAGAACGAGACCCACACCGCCGACCTCGCCGACCAGATTCTCGACGAGGCGGCCCGCTTTGCCAGCAACGTGATTCAGCCGCTGAACATGAGCGGCGACGCCGAGGGCTGCACCGTGACTGACGGCGTGGTCAAGACCCCGGCGGGCTTCAAGGAGGCGTACAAGCAGTATGCGGCGGCAGGCTGGACGGCGCTCGACGGCGCTCCCGAATACGGCGGGCAGGGCGTGCCACACGTGATCGGCAACGCGGTCAGCGAGATGATGATCGCTGCCAACATCGCCTGGAGCATGTACCCCGGCCTGAGCCACGGCGCCTATACCGCGCTGAAGGCCTACGGCGACGACGCCACCAAGAATATCTATCTGCCCAAGCTGCTGGCGGGCGAGTGGACCGGGACCATGTGCCTGACCGAGCCGCACTGCGGCACCGACCTGGGACTGCTGCGAACGAAAGCGGTGGACAACGGTGACGGCAGCTTCAGCATCACCGGCACCAAGATCTTCATCTCGGCTGGCGAGCACGACTTTACCGACAACATCGTGCATCTGGTGCTGGCCCGGATCGAGGGTGCGTCGGCCGGAACGAAAGGCATTTCGCTCTTTCTGGTGCCCAAGTTCAACGTGAATGCGGACGGCAGCCTGGGCGAGCGCAACGGCGTCGTGTGCGCCAGCCTGGAACACAAGATGGGCATCAAGGCCAACGCCACCGCCGTCCTGAACTTCGACGGCGCGAAGGGCTTTCTGGTCGGGCAGCCGCAGAAGGGCATGCAGGCCATGTTCGTGATGATGAACGGCGCACGCCTGGGCACCGGCATGCAGGGTCTGGGGCTGGGCGAGGCCGCCTATCAGAATGCGCTGGCCTACGCCAAAGACCGTATCCAGATGCGCCATGAGCCGCGCATGGACCCTGCTCAGCCCGCCGACCCGATCATCGTGCACCCCGACGTGCGCCGCATGCTCCTGACCGCGAAGGCGTACAACGAGGCCGCCCGCGCCCTGACGCTGTGGCTGTCGCTCAGCATCGACATCGAGCAGCACCACCCCGACGCCGCCAAGCGCGAGGAGGCCGCCGATCTGGTCGCCCTGATGACGCCCATCGCCAAGGCCTTCATGACCGACAACGGCTTTACGAGCACGGTGCTCTCGCAGCAGGTCTTCGGCGGGCACGGCTACATCAAGGAATGGGGCATGGAGCAGTTCGTCCGTGACGCCCGTATCGGTCAGATCTATGAAGGCACCAACGGCATCCAGGCCCTCGACCTGATCGGGCGCAAGATTCTGGGTGACGGCGGCAAGAAGCTCCAGAAGCTCTCGGGCATGCTCCAGGCGTTTATCGAGGAGAACGAGGGCAACGAGGACCTCGCCCCGATGCTCGACGTACTCGGCAAGGGTGCACAGCAGCTCGGCAGCCTGACGATGGTGGTCGGCCAGAAGGCCATGCAGGACGCCGACGAGGCCAACGCCGCCGCTGTCGATTACCTGCGCTACATGGGCCACGTCACCTACGCCTACCTGTTCGCCCTGATGAGCAAGGCTGCCCTGGAGCAGATCGCGGCGGGTAACGACAAGGACGGCTTCTACAAGAGCAAGCTGCAGACCGCCAAGTTCTACTACGCCAAGCTGTTCCCCGAGACCAAGGCGCTCGCCGCCACCATCAAGGCGGGCAATGAAACGCTGGCTGTCGATGACGTGGTGTTCGGAATCGAGCGCGAGGTCGTCAGCGCCTAA
- a CDS encoding alpha/beta fold hydrolase yields the protein MKTVSIGSHSLAYTEVSPPQPRANVLFLSWLGGSRLGWSSVVDDIGQDYRALAPDHRDTGDSDAFSDAYTVADLADDAAAFLTALGAAPAFVVGLSLGGMVAQHLALRHPNLVRGLVLVATTPGGAASTPAGERGRAALFLPAELEAGERARQALALMSDEQPAGARPRRLRGGRDPCPQAPAEHREL from the coding sequence ATGAAGACCGTCAGTATCGGCTCTCACAGCCTCGCCTACACCGAGGTTTCCCCGCCGCAGCCCCGCGCCAACGTGCTGTTTCTGTCGTGGCTGGGAGGTTCACGGCTGGGCTGGAGCAGCGTGGTGGACGACATCGGGCAGGACTACCGCGCCCTGGCCCCCGATCACCGCGATACGGGCGACTCGGACGCCTTCTCGGACGCGTACACCGTTGCCGACCTCGCCGATGACGCCGCCGCCTTCCTGACCGCGCTCGGGGCCGCACCCGCCTTCGTGGTGGGCCTGAGTCTGGGCGGCATGGTGGCGCAGCATCTGGCGCTACGTCACCCCAATCTGGTGCGCGGGCTGGTGCTGGTGGCGACCACGCCCGGCGGCGCAGCCAGCACGCCAGCGGGCGAACGGGGGAGAGCGGCGCTGTTTCTGCCTGCCGAGCTGGAAGCGGGCGAACGGGCGCGGCAGGCCCTGGCCCTGATGAGCGACGAACAGCCTGCTGGAGCGCGACCCCGCCGCCTTCGAGGTGGCCGCGACCCATGCCCGCAGGCACCCGCAGAGCACCGAGAGCTATAA
- a CDS encoding acyl-CoA dehydrogenase, with translation MAPFLSKRDLQFQLYEVLDTAALPSRPRFAEHSREVYDDVLNLAYNVAEKYFANHTREADLNEPHVEGGKVKLVPGVKAAVDAFRDAGFFSAHHDEELGGLQLPWVVMQAVQAHFQAANVGSSGYPFLTIGNANLQREFASAEQQQKYMQPLLEGRWFGTMALSEPHAGSGLADITTSATPREDGQYSLSGSKMWISGGEHELSENIVHLVLARIKGAPAGVKGISLFIVPRYRVNDDGSVGDSNNVVLAGLNHKMGYRGTTNTLLNFGEGGETVGELLGEPGRGLAYMFRMMNEARIGVGMGAVMLGYAGYLASLEYARQRLQGRHASNKNADSPAVPIIEHADVKRLLLRQKAFVEGGLALGLYASSLVDDLQTGPDDSKADTELLLDLLTPIVKSWPSRYSQESLSDAIQVMGGAGYTRDYPVEMYYRDNRLNPIHEGTEGIQGNDLLGRKLTQGKGRGLAVLLEKMQADLEASRALEGVDEIRSALQTAVQQSGAAIQTILGKAADLGPDLFLANANSALEMLGHTVVGWMWLRQAATAARALGVGKDTDFYQGKLQAARFFAVYELPKVRAHAELLASADRTTFDMQDAWF, from the coding sequence GTGGCTCCATTCCTGAGTAAACGCGACCTGCAATTTCAGCTGTATGAGGTGCTGGACACCGCCGCCCTGCCGAGTCGCCCGCGCTTCGCCGAGCATTCTCGCGAAGTGTACGACGACGTGCTGAATCTGGCCTACAACGTGGCCGAGAAGTATTTCGCCAACCACACCCGTGAGGCCGACCTGAACGAGCCGCATGTGGAAGGCGGAAAAGTGAAGCTGGTGCCGGGCGTGAAGGCCGCCGTCGATGCCTTCCGCGACGCCGGATTCTTCAGCGCCCACCACGATGAGGAACTGGGCGGCCTGCAACTGCCCTGGGTGGTGATGCAGGCGGTGCAGGCGCACTTTCAGGCGGCGAACGTGGGCAGCAGCGGCTATCCGTTCCTGACCATCGGCAATGCCAACCTGCAACGCGAATTCGCCAGTGCAGAGCAGCAGCAGAAATACATGCAGCCGCTGCTGGAAGGCCGCTGGTTCGGCACCATGGCCCTGTCAGAGCCGCACGCGGGGTCGGGGCTGGCCGACATCACCACCTCCGCGACCCCGCGTGAGGATGGCCAGTACAGCCTGTCGGGCAGCAAGATGTGGATTTCCGGCGGCGAGCACGAGCTGTCGGAAAATATCGTGCATCTGGTGCTGGCCCGCATCAAGGGTGCGCCTGCCGGGGTGAAGGGCATCTCGCTGTTCATCGTGCCGCGCTACCGCGTGAACGACGACGGCTCGGTGGGCGACAGCAACAACGTCGTGCTGGCGGGCCTGAACCACAAGATGGGCTACCGGGGCACCACCAACACCCTGCTGAATTTCGGTGAGGGCGGCGAGACGGTGGGCGAACTGCTGGGCGAGCCGGGGCGCGGGCTGGCGTACATGTTCCGCATGATGAACGAGGCCCGTATCGGTGTGGGGATGGGCGCGGTCATGCTCGGGTACGCGGGGTATCTGGCGAGTCTGGAGTATGCCCGGCAGCGCCTTCAGGGTCGCCACGCCAGCAACAAGAACGCAGACAGCCCGGCGGTGCCGATCATCGAACACGCCGACGTGAAGCGGCTGCTCCTTCGGCAGAAGGCGTTCGTGGAAGGCGGGCTGGCGCTGGGCCTGTACGCGTCCAGTTTGGTAGACGACCTGCAGACCGGCCCGGACGACAGCAAAGCCGATACCGAACTGCTGCTCGACCTGCTCACGCCCATCGTCAAATCGTGGCCCAGCCGGTACAGCCAGGAGAGCCTGAGCGACGCGATTCAGGTGATGGGCGGTGCAGGCTATACCCGTGATTACCCGGTGGAAATGTACTACCGTGACAACCGCCTGAACCCCATCCACGAGGGCACCGAGGGCATTCAGGGCAACGATCTGCTGGGCCGCAAGCTGACGCAGGGGAAGGGGCGCGGGCTGGCGGTGCTGCTGGAAAAAATGCAGGCCGATCTGGAGGCGTCGCGGGCGCTGGAGGGCGTGGACGAGATTCGCAGCGCCCTGCAAACGGCCGTCCAGCAGAGCGGCGCGGCCATCCAGACCATTCTCGGCAAGGCGGCGGACCTCGGGCCCGATCTGTTTCTGGCGAATGCCAACAGCGCCCTGGAGATGCTGGGTCATACCGTCGTCGGCTGGATGTGGCTGAGGCAGGCTGCCACCGCTGCCCGTGCGCTGGGAGTGGGCAAAGACACCGACTTCTATCAGGGCAAATTGCAGGCCGCCCGCTTTTTTGCCGTCTACGAGTTGCCCAAGGTGCGGGCGCACGCCGAACTGCTGGCGAGTGCCGACCGGACGACCTTTGACATGCAGGACGCGTGGTTCTGA
- a CDS encoding MaoC family dehydratase: protein MKTAEVQAMTGQQVALSEWVSITQERVNAFAEATGDRQFIHIDPERAAQTPFGGPIAHGFLTLSLLAGEFANAGGVLRLDGAKMVVNYGLNRVRFIAPVRVGSRLRNRGVLQTVEQGQGYLQLTILNTIEIEGQDRPAATAETIMRVYL from the coding sequence ATGAAGACCGCCGAAGTGCAGGCCATGACCGGGCAGCAGGTCGCCCTGTCCGAGTGGGTGTCCATCACGCAGGAGCGCGTCAATGCCTTTGCCGAAGCTACCGGAGATCGGCAGTTCATTCATATCGATCCCGAACGGGCCGCCCAGACGCCGTTCGGTGGCCCCATCGCGCACGGCTTTCTCACGCTTTCGCTGCTGGCGGGCGAGTTCGCCAACGCGGGCGGTGTGCTGCGACTGGACGGCGCGAAGATGGTCGTGAATTACGGCCTGAACCGCGTGCGCTTCATCGCTCCGGTGCGGGTCGGCAGCCGCCTGCGGAACCGGGGCGTGTTGCAGACCGTCGAGCAGGGCCAGGGCTATTTGCAGCTCACCATCCTGAATACCATCGAAATCGAAGGCCAGGACAGACCGGCGGCGACGGCTGAGACGATCATGCGCGTGTATCTCTAG
- a CDS encoding long-chain-fatty-acid--CoA ligase, whose translation MTATPTSVSSITPLPASPDPLPPLAGRYWPKGKPRRIPLPVTSVYDNLQVSARRYPDKVATWFYGQQTTYAELLDQADRFSGYLASVGVQKGDRVMICLQNSPQWIAAAHAIWRLGAVVIPLAPMIGPKEFGFFLQDAGLKAGVVAAELYDAARAGGLSNLVTVTLAQGLPGDRGGVAFPAGLDRVADIQDGDITWEEALKVALPAPQAQVLPADLCVMPYTSGTTGFPKGCMHTHSSVQANAAGGAYWANMTSADKTLVSLPFFHVTGFTSSMLSPMFMGCTLVIMARWDRESARQLIRALEITGWTNTATMVVDLLANPLLTSEDLVSLKLVNGGGASMPEALGKKWKELSGLEFLEGYGLSETMAQTHSNPIERPKLQCLGIPFFGVDARVIDLDTLKELPQGETGEIVLHGPQVFQGYWNRPEASQEAFLELDGKKFFRSGDLGYVDAEGYFFFVDRLKRMVNAAGMKVWPAEVEAMLHAHPAVQEAVVIAVPDARNGERARAILVLRDGMTVTEAEFIEWARSQMAHYKAPREVRFAESLPKGPTGKVTWRPLQEAARLEHQAQEHKE comes from the coding sequence ATGACCGCGACACCCACCTCTGTTTCCTCCATCACGCCACTTCCTGCCAGCCCTGATCCGTTGCCGCCACTGGCCGGACGGTACTGGCCCAAAGGCAAGCCGCGCCGCATTCCGCTGCCGGTCACCAGCGTGTACGACAATCTTCAGGTCTCGGCCCGGCGCTATCCCGACAAGGTCGCCACGTGGTTTTATGGCCAGCAGACGACCTACGCCGAACTGCTCGATCAGGCCGACCGCTTCAGTGGCTACCTGGCGTCGGTGGGCGTGCAGAAGGGCGACCGCGTGATGATCTGCCTGCAAAACAGCCCGCAGTGGATCGCGGCGGCCCACGCTATCTGGCGGCTGGGCGCGGTGGTGATTCCGCTGGCACCGATGATCGGTCCCAAGGAATTCGGCTTCTTCCTTCAGGACGCGGGCCTGAAGGCAGGCGTGGTGGCCGCCGAACTGTACGACGCCGCCAGAGCGGGTGGCCTGAGCAATCTGGTCACGGTCACGCTGGCGCAGGGGCTGCCGGGCGACCGGGGCGGCGTGGCGTTCCCGGCGGGTCTGGACAGGGTGGCAGACATTCAGGACGGCGATATCACCTGGGAAGAAGCGCTGAAGGTCGCCCTGCCCGCACCGCAGGCGCAGGTGCTCCCCGCCGATCTGTGCGTGATGCCCTATACCAGCGGCACTACCGGCTTTCCGAAGGGCTGTATGCACACGCATTCGTCGGTGCAGGCCAACGCGGCGGGCGGGGCGTACTGGGCCAACATGACCAGCGCCGACAAAACGCTGGTGTCGCTGCCGTTCTTTCATGTCACCGGGTTTACCAGCAGCATGCTCAGCCCGATGTTCATGGGCTGCACCCTGGTCATCATGGCCCGCTGGGACAGAGAAAGCGCTCGCCAGCTGATCCGCGCTCTGGAGATTACCGGCTGGACAAATACCGCCACGATGGTCGTCGATCTGCTCGCCAACCCACTCCTGACCAGCGAGGATCTGGTGTCGCTGAAACTGGTCAATGGGGGCGGGGCTAGCATGCCCGAAGCGCTCGGGAAAAAATGGAAGGAGTTGAGCGGGCTGGAATTCCTGGAAGGCTACGGCCTGTCGGAAACGATGGCTCAGACGCATTCCAATCCCATCGAGCGCCCGAAGTTGCAGTGCCTGGGGATTCCGTTCTTTGGCGTGGATGCCCGCGTCATCGACCTCGATACCCTGAAGGAACTGCCGCAGGGCGAGACGGGCGAGATCGTGCTGCACGGCCCGCAGGTCTTTCAGGGGTACTGGAACCGCCCCGAGGCCAGCCAGGAAGCGTTCCTGGAACTGGACGGCAAGAAGTTCTTCCGCAGCGGTGATCTGGGCTACGTCGATGCCGAGGGGTATTTCTTCTTCGTGGACCGGCTCAAGCGCATGGTGAACGCGGCGGGGATGAAGGTCTGGCCTGCCGAGGTCGAGGCCATGCTGCACGCGCATCCGGCGGTGCAGGAAGCGGTGGTGATCGCGGTGCCCGATGCGCGCAACGGCGAGCGGGCGCGGGCGATCCTGGTGCTGCGCGACGGCATGACCGTGACCGAGGCCGAATTCATCGAGTGGGCGCGTTCTCAGATGGCGCATTACAAGGCCCCGCGAGAGGTACGGTTTGCCGAGAGCCTGCCCAAAGGCCCCACCGGAAAGGTAACGTGGCGGCCCCTCCAGGAAGCGGCGCGGCTCGAACACCAAGCTCAGGAACACAAAGAGTAG
- a CDS encoding TMEM175 family protein encodes MLSFFKGPSRIEAFSDGVFAIALTLLILEIKAPDIGEHGTSAALWAGLAHLWPSYLAYLLAFLTVLVSWIGHHIIIGQVRRVDFPLLLANGFFLLTVSFLPFPTSIVSEHLRGESGTAAMAVYALANLLNSLAFVGLVAATVHLNPETAAVLAGVRRNAVIGTGWCLICAGVAYLSPVVSLLMVAALWVWWIRPQRAEG; translated from the coding sequence ATGCTCTCTTTCTTTAAAGGTCCCAGCCGAATCGAAGCCTTCAGCGACGGGGTGTTTGCCATTGCCCTGACGCTGCTCATTCTGGAAATCAAAGCGCCCGACATCGGGGAGCACGGCACCTCGGCGGCGTTGTGGGCCGGGCTGGCCCATCTGTGGCCCTCGTATCTGGCGTATCTGCTGGCGTTTCTGACGGTGCTGGTGTCGTGGATCGGCCACCACATCATCATCGGGCAGGTCCGGCGCGTCGATTTTCCGCTGCTGCTCGCCAACGGCTTTTTTCTGCTGACCGTCTCGTTTCTGCCGTTTCCCACCAGCATCGTTTCCGAGCATCTGCGCGGCGAATCCGGAACGGCGGCGATGGCGGTGTACGCGCTCGCCAACCTGCTCAACAGCCTGGCATTCGTGGGACTGGTGGCCGCGACGGTGCACCTGAATCCGGAAACGGCTGCCGTGCTGGCAGGTGTGCGCCGCAACGCCGTGATCGGGACCGGGTGGTGCCTCATCTGCGCGGGGGTGGCCTATCTCAGCCCGGTGGTGTCGCTGCTGATGGTGGCGGCGCTGTGGGTCTGGTGGATTCGCCCGCAGCGTGCCGAAGGCTGA
- a CDS encoding macro domain-containing protein has protein sequence MPLRYVSGDATQPQGTGLNLIVHVCNDIGAWGRGFVVALSRRSRLPEQAYKRWAAGETGPPFELGQVQFVQLEPDLWVANLIGQHDIARKHAPTEVPPVRYDAVRAGLRRVHDWAHQHGASVHMPRIGAGLAGGDWAQIEPILQQELSDLSVSVYDLPPGRPENV, from the coding sequence GTGCCGCTGAGATATGTCTCCGGAGACGCCACCCAGCCGCAGGGTACCGGGCTGAACCTCATCGTTCACGTCTGCAACGATATCGGGGCGTGGGGGCGGGGCTTTGTCGTGGCCCTTTCCAGACGCTCCCGCCTGCCGGAGCAGGCCTATAAGCGCTGGGCAGCAGGCGAAACCGGGCCGCCCTTCGAACTGGGGCAGGTGCAGTTCGTGCAGCTTGAACCAGACCTGTGGGTCGCCAATCTGATCGGTCAGCACGATATCGCCCGCAAACACGCTCCGACCGAGGTGCCGCCTGTCCGCTACGATGCGGTGCGTGCCGGACTGCGCCGGGTCCATGACTGGGCACATCAACACGGCGCGAGTGTGCATATGCCGCGCATCGGGGCGGGCTTGGCGGGTGGCGACTGGGCGCAGATCGAGCCGATTCTTCAGCAGGAGCTGTCCGATCTGAGCGTCAGCGTCTACGACCTGCCCCCAGGCCGCCCTGAGAATGTGTAA
- a CDS encoding SDR family oxidoreductase, which translates to MPLKPLFDLTGKVALITGGSRGLGLQIAEALGEYGAKVVLTARKQNELDEARAHLEALGIETLTIRNNLTEFETVEPMVQAILAQWGQIDILVNNAGTTWGAKTEEHPLDAWNKVINLNLTGLFLVTQAVGRLSMIPRKSGRIVNVASVAGFQGNGVGMIPTLAYNTSKGGVVNLTRTLAAEWAAYGITVNSICPGYFPTKMTKGTLAYGEERILSHTPLGRLGNDQDLKGVALLLASDASAFMTGQNIAVDGGAMIV; encoded by the coding sequence ATGCCACTCAAACCACTCTTCGATCTGACCGGCAAAGTCGCCCTTATCACGGGAGGGTCTCGCGGGCTGGGCCTGCAAATTGCTGAAGCGCTGGGCGAATACGGCGCAAAAGTCGTGCTGACTGCCCGCAAGCAAAACGAACTGGACGAGGCCAGGGCTCATCTGGAAGCGCTGGGCATCGAGACCCTGACCATTCGCAACAACCTGACCGAGTTCGAGACCGTCGAGCCGATGGTGCAGGCCATTCTGGCGCAGTGGGGGCAGATCGATATTCTGGTGAACAATGCCGGAACCACCTGGGGCGCGAAGACCGAGGAACACCCGCTGGACGCCTGGAACAAGGTCATCAATCTCAACCTGACCGGGCTGTTTCTGGTCACGCAGGCGGTAGGGCGGCTCTCGATGATTCCCAGGAAATCGGGCCGTATCGTCAATGTGGCGTCGGTGGCGGGCTTTCAGGGCAATGGGGTGGGCATGATTCCGACGCTGGCCTACAACACCAGCAAGGGCGGCGTGGTCAATCTGACGCGCACGCTGGCCGCCGAGTGGGCCGCGTACGGCATCACCGTGAACAGCATCTGCCCCGGTTACTTTCCCACCAAGATGACCAAAGGCACGCTGGCATACGGTGAGGAGCGCATCCTGTCGCATACGCCGCTGGGACGGCTCGGCAACGATCAGGACCTGAAAGGCGTGGCGCTGCTGCTTGCCAGCGACGCCAGCGCCTTCATGACCGGTCAGAACATCGCGGTAGATGGCGGGGCCATGATCGTATGA
- a CDS encoding DUF6636 domain-containing protein, giving the protein MKYVWLLMALFGTGALAQSATSSFNAGFSLPSGRIQCGLFSPDPGSAAGQAALRCDVLEPTFRRPARPADCPLDYGDSFSLGAEGRATFTCHGDTIIDPARPVLAYGQLWQRAGLTCRSSAAGVRCLNIDGHGFELSRARSRVF; this is encoded by the coding sequence ATGAAATACGTCTGGCTGCTGATGGCACTGTTTGGGACGGGGGCGCTGGCCCAGTCCGCGACCTCATCGTTCAATGCGGGGTTCTCACTGCCGTCCGGGCGGATTCAGTGCGGCCTGTTCAGTCCTGATCCGGGCAGCGCTGCGGGCCAGGCTGCGCTGCGCTGCGACGTGCTGGAACCCACCTTCAGACGTCCGGCCCGCCCTGCCGACTGCCCGCTCGACTACGGCGATTCATTCTCGCTGGGCGCAGAGGGCCGGGCCACCTTCACCTGTCACGGCGATACCATCATCGATCCGGCGCGGCCTGTGCTGGCCTACGGGCAACTGTGGCAGCGGGCGGGTCTGACCTGCCGCTCCAGCGCGGCGGGCGTGCGCTGTCTGAATATAGACGGGCACGGCTTCGAGCTGTCCCGCGCCCGTTCCCGCGTCTTCTGA
- a CDS encoding alpha/beta hydrolase: MPLDPSLKEVLLQFAAAPAPSGLDEMRQMVLASAARTPRRPVTIAGTRDLSIPGPASELPARLYTPEGTGPFPLTVFYHGGGFVAYSIETHDQVCRELCAGANTAVLSVEYRLAPEHKFPAPVDDAYAAFVWAAEHTAELGADAARLAVAGDSAGASLSIAVTQRARDEHGPAIKAQLLIYPAADFVNTERYPSRTENGQGYFLTEERMKFFAQMYIADPAHAVHPHVSPLHAAELKNLPPALVLTAEFDPLRDEGVAYAEALRQAGNRAEHQSGPGMIHGFANMTGLSPAAAALMDRAASWLKQELAADSASG, translated from the coding sequence ATGCCCCTAGACCCGTCCCTCAAAGAAGTGCTCCTGCAATTCGCCGCCGCTCCAGCACCGAGCGGCCTCGACGAGATGCGCCAGATGGTGCTTGCCAGCGCTGCCCGCACGCCCAGGCGCCCGGTGACGATTGCCGGAACGCGTGACCTGAGCATTCCCGGCCCCGCTTCCGAGCTGCCTGCCCGGCTGTACACGCCGGAAGGCACCGGGCCGTTTCCGCTGACGGTCTTCTATCACGGCGGCGGATTCGTGGCGTACAGCATCGAGACGCACGATCAGGTGTGCCGCGAACTGTGCGCGGGCGCGAACACGGCGGTCCTCAGCGTCGAGTATCGCCTCGCCCCCGAGCACAAATTTCCGGCCCCGGTCGATGACGCCTATGCCGCCTTCGTGTGGGCTGCCGAGCACACCGCCGAACTGGGCGCAGACGCGGCGCGGCTGGCGGTGGCCGGAGACAGCGCGGGCGCGAGCCTGAGCATCGCCGTAACCCAGCGGGCACGCGACGAGCACGGCCCCGCCATCAAAGCTCAACTCTTGATCTATCCTGCTGCCGATTTCGTGAACACCGAGCGCTATCCGTCGCGCACGGAGAACGGGCAGGGCTACTTCCTGACCGAAGAGCGCATGAAATTCTTCGCTCAGATGTACATTGCCGACCCCGCGCACGCCGTCCATCCGCATGTGTCGCCGCTGCACGCCGCCGAGCTGAAGAACCTGCCGCCCGCACTGGTGCTCACCGCTGAATTCGATCCGCTGCGCGATGAGGGCGTGGCCTACGCCGAAGCCCTTCGGCAGGCGGGCAACCGCGCCGAGCATCAGAGCGGCCCCGGCATGATTCACGGTTTCGCCAACATGACCGGCCTTTCTCCGGCGGCGGCAGCCCTGATGGACCGGGCCGCCAGCTGGCTCAAACAGGAACTGGCGGCGGATTCGGCCTCAGGGTGA